From one Luteolibacter sp. SL250 genomic stretch:
- a CDS encoding sigma-70 family RNA polymerase sigma factor: MKDYLSDDPDDGCIRRIKQGDADAFEAVVYRFERPLRAWLATLSPPGVDADEIAQKSFIAAYTRIDEFEEGTNFGAWLFSIARWQLKTETTRLRRIADYHSRYAPDLLQKLHGEAEVEPEHLMTQVGHLKKCMASLSQDLACLLKWRYYDEISLEEMARLSERSVPAVKKQLWKLRRKLQQCLEQRMEGTIT, encoded by the coding sequence GTGAAGGATTACCTTTCAGACGATCCGGATGACGGATGCATCAGGCGCATCAAGCAAGGTGACGCCGATGCCTTCGAGGCGGTCGTGTACCGCTTCGAGCGTCCTTTGCGTGCGTGGCTGGCCACCCTTTCTCCGCCCGGGGTGGATGCGGATGAGATCGCCCAGAAGAGCTTCATCGCCGCCTACACCCGGATCGATGAATTCGAGGAAGGCACCAACTTCGGGGCGTGGCTTTTCAGTATCGCCCGCTGGCAGTTGAAGACGGAGACGACCCGCCTGCGGAGGATCGCGGATTATCACTCCCGCTACGCGCCGGATCTGCTCCAGAAACTCCACGGCGAGGCCGAAGTGGAGCCGGAGCACCTGATGACCCAGGTGGGGCACCTGAAGAAGTGCATGGCTTCCCTCAGCCAGGATTTGGCGTGCCTCCTGAAATGGCGGTACTATGATGAGATTTCCCTTGAGGAGATGGCGCGCCTGAGCGAGCGCTCCGTGCCCGCGGTCAAAAAACAGCTTTGGAAGTTGCGCCGGAAACTCCAGCAGTGCCTGGAACAGCGCATGGAAGGAACCATCACCTGA